A window of Notolabrus celidotus isolate fNotCel1 chromosome 11, fNotCel1.pri, whole genome shotgun sequence contains these coding sequences:
- the amigo1 gene encoding amphoterin-induced protein 1, with the protein MLQPSTRAGDNLLEAIPHWSKLQRWALAFSLCMALLWLPGTAGSPLGYQKTCICASNIVSCSKMNLSSVPTGLPLYMAVLDVSYNNIQLLRSEWTPNSLPKLHNLLLSHNGLHFLSSEAFVYVKFLRYLDLSSNNLTLLDEFIFEPLVNLEVLLLYNNHISQIDRSAFVTMINLQKLYLSQNQISRFPLELVKERSRLEKLSLLDVSSNKIKLLPVDEFQVLPAWIKNGLYFHDNPLLCHCDLYTLLAHWYIRKFNSALDFKDNYTCILPGPQKITERVFDLSGESMNCSTFKENDVEAFLEQRLILYCDTKHRKMSKTWMMPGNVIVMSGSNQTAKVTKEGNLQINPVRVEDSGTYTCTAMSEALNETIYVVLKVHNITMHGNGETLNTAYTTLVGCLVSVVLVLVYLYMTPCRCFCCPNKGKNRGEDSIHSSMLSVTPTHEDPELKAELNRHVAFIDSKDLQSQNGKLNPNGEEDDDDGDDMDAEAGSLMKGKRKKSVAESISSVFSDTPMVA; encoded by the coding sequence ATGTTGCAGCCCTCCACCAGAGCAGGTGACAACCTGTTGGAAGCAATACCTCACTGGAGTAAGCTTCAGAGATGGGCCCTCGCCTTCTCCCTCTGCATGGCTCTTCTCTGGCTCCCAGGGACAGCAGGATCCCCCCTGGGCTACCAAAAGACCTGCATCTGTGCCTCCAACATAGTGAGCTGCTCCAAGATGAATTTGAGCAGTGTCCCGACAGGTCTGCCACTCTACATGGCTGTGCTGGATGTCAGCTACAATAACATACAGCTGTTGAGATCTGAGTGGACCCCAAACAGCCTCCCAAAGCTCCATAACCTCCTGCTCAGCCATAATGGTCTCCATTTTCTGTCTTCGGAGGCGTTTGTATATGTGAAGTTCCTTCGCTACTTGGATCTGTCCTCAAACAACCTGACGCTTCTTGATGAATTTATCTTTGAGCCTTTGGTAAACCTTGAGGTCCTTCTGCTCTACAATAACCACATTTCCCAGATTGATCGCTCTGCTTTTGTAACCATGATCAACCTTCAGAAACTCTACCTAAGTCAGAACCAAATCTCCCGTTTCCCTCTAGAGCTGGTCAAAGAAAGATCCCGCCTGGAGAAACTTAGCCTCCTGGATGTGTCCTCCAACAAGATCAAGCTTCTACCCGTCGACGAGTTCCAGGTGCTGCCTGCCTGGATTAAAAACGGCCTCTACTTCCACGATAACCCCCTGCTGTGTCACTGTGACCTCTACACGCTCTTAGCCCATTGGTACATTCGAAAGTTCAACTCTGCATTGGACTTCAAAGACAACTACACATGCATTCTGCCCGGCCCACAAAAAATTACAGAGCGTGTTTTTGATCTAAGCGGCGAAAGCATGAACTGCAGCACGTTCAAGGAGAATGATGTAGAGGCTTTTCTGGAGCAACGGCTAATTCTTTACTGTGACACCAAACACAGGAAGATGTCAAAGACCTGGATGATGCCTGGCAATGTAATAGTGATGTCTGGGAGCAACCAGACAGCCAAAGTAACGAAAGAGGGGAATCTGCAGATTAATCCAGTGAGAGTAGAGGACTCTGGCACCTACACCTGCACTGCTATGAGTGAGGCCTTAAACGAGACCATCTACGTGGTGCTGAAGGTTCATAATATTACAATGCATGGGAATGGGGAGACCCTAAACACAGCGTACACCACATTAGTGGGCTGCCTGGTTAGTGTAGTGCTGGTGCTAGTGTACCTTTACATGACACCATGCCGCTGCTTCTGCTGCCCCAACAAAGGTAAAAACAGGGGTGAGGACAGCATCCACTCCTCCATGCTCAGCGTGACACCCACCCACGAGGACCCGGAGCTCAAGGCGGAGCTGAACCGGCACGTAGCGTTCATAGACTCAAAAGACCTACAGAGCCAGAACGGTAAGCTGAACCCAAATGGGGAGGAGGATGACGATGATGGAGATGACATGGATGCAGAGGCTGGTTCTCTTATGAaggggaagaggaagaagtcAGTAGCAGAGTCCATCAGCTCAGTCTTCTCAGACACCCCGATGGTGGCCTGA